Proteins from a genomic interval of Nematostella vectensis chromosome 12, jaNemVect1.1, whole genome shotgun sequence:
- the LOC5520657 gene encoding polycomb group protein Pc: protein MDVTSTEVAAEAKENEPIPPAEGIFAAECILKKRTRKGQIEYLVKWRGWSAKYNTWEPAENILDGRLLLAFENSRRRRGKKPRWQRGISETAKKTKSDSGTSYNIRSDPGLEWGFEGARRSGRPMRESESSDSSYNSDLTITDGNITSSASSYSSISPEPTVPDQEFTHSNPTVHSAVKQSHIATLSTPVSCAETQTQQPKPEKSKPTPHNIREILKTPSPDPPKQLFNLSGSSPSDNFLKINSPKRASDFQFVPVKSPGGRETGLRGTGSQSGVDIANKHETAKIPTDSALVYKDFQFRHHKEEKDHHRKVSVTGGRTSTETNVLDKKDSELKPNRELSNGDKRYKIPRLSSSTAETTRVSEIKSIPSFKVTKSPEPAQKNGTTTGVFESARIPSAGESATTILPPETRDFRFWHKPLIDQIVITDVTANFVTVTVKECCTDKGFFRERQTGV from the exons ATGGACGTTACAAGCACAGAAGTAGCGGCAGAAGCGAAAGAAAACGAGCCAATTCCTCCAGCAGAAGGAATCTTTGCTGCGGAGTGTATTCTCAAGAAAAGAACCCGAAAG GGACAAATTGAATATTTAGTCAAATGGCGCGGATGGTCGGCGAA atATAACACATGGGAACCGGCGGAAAATATATTGGATGGTAGACTGTTACTCGCGTTTGAAAACAG TCGTAGAAGGCGAGGTAAGAAACCGCGATGGCAACGTGGAATAAGCGAGACTGCGAAGAAAACGAAGTCAGATTCG GGAACCAGCTATAATATTCGCTCGGATCCGGGTCTGGAATGGGGGTTCGAGGGAGCGCGCAGGTCCGGCCGACCGATGCGGGAAAGCGAGAGCAGCGATTCCAGCTATAATTCTGACTTGACAATCACTGATGGAAATATTACATCGAGTGCAAGCTCCTATTCCTCCATATCACCAGAGCCAACGGTCCCAGACCAAGAATTTACACATTCAAACCCAACCGTTCACTCAGCCGTGAAACAGAGCCATATAGCCACTTTAAGTACACCGGTATCTTGTGCAGAAACGCAAACACAGCAGCCAAAACCAGAGAAAAGCAAACCGACTCCGCATAACATAAGAGAGATTTTAAAAACACCTTCACCGGACCCGCCGAAACAGTTATTTAACCTTTCTGGATCATCGCCTTCAgataattttctaaaaatcAATTCGCCAAAGCGCGCAAGCGACTTCCAGTTTGTTCCTGTTAAAAGccctggggggagggagaCGGGGCTTAGAGGGACGGGAAGTCAATCAGGAGTGGATATAGCAAATAAACACGAAACTGCAAAAATACCCACTGATTCCGCATTGGTCTACAAGGACTTTCAGTTCCGACACCATAAGGAAGAGAAAGATCATCATCGAAAAGTGTCGGTTACTGGTGGGCGCACCTCAACTGAGACAAATGTCCTGGACAAAAAAGACAGTGAGTTAAAACCTAACAGAGAACTTTCAAACGGTGACAAGCGGTATAAAATTCCTCGGCTTAGCTCAAGCACGGCGGAAACTACACGGGTCTCCGAAATCAAAAGCATCCCAAGTTTCAAAGTTACCAAGAGTCCCGAACCCGCTCAAAAAAACGGCACCACAACCGGTGTCTTCGAATCCGCGCGAATTCCCAGCGCGGGCGAGTCAGCAACAACGATTTTACCACCCGAGACGCGGGATTTTCGCTTCTGGCACAAACCCCTTATTGATCAAATCGTAATCACGGACGTTACGGCCAACTTTGTCACTGTTACCGTCAAGGAGTGTTGTACCGACAAAGGATTCTTTCGAGAGCGGCAAACAGGGGTTTGA